The following are from one region of the Bacillus sp. (in: firmicutes) genome:
- the obgE gene encoding GTPase ObgE, which yields MFVDYVKVYVKGGDGGNGMVAYRREKYVPKGGPAGGDGGNGADVVFEVDEGLRTLMDFRYQRHFKAARGEHGMSKGMHGKNAQPMIVKVPPGTVVRDVATNEKIADLTIDGQRAVIAKGGRGGRGNTRFATPANPAPEIAENGEPGQERDVILELKVLADVGLVGFPSVGKSTLLSVVSSAKPKIAEYHFTTIVPNLGVVETEDGRSFVMADLPGLIEGAHQGVGLGHQFLRHIERTRVIVHVIDMSAMEGRDPYNDYVTINEELKQYNLRLTERPQIIVANKMDIPGAEENLEKFKTQLGEDLPIFAISAVANQGLRDLLFKIADLLETTPEFPLEEQEDEGTHILYKHEKQEIPFEITRDDDGTFVISGAEIERTFKMTDFSRDESIRRFARQMRGLGVDDALRERGAKNGDIVRLLEFEFEFIE from the coding sequence ATGTTTGTCGATTACGTTAAGGTTTATGTAAAAGGCGGAGATGGTGGCAATGGCATGGTTGCTTATCGCCGTGAGAAATATGTTCCCAAAGGCGGCCCGGCAGGTGGCGATGGCGGCAATGGAGCGGATGTTGTTTTTGAGGTTGATGAAGGTTTACGGACGCTCATGGATTTTCGCTACCAAAGACATTTTAAGGCAGCTCGTGGTGAGCACGGGATGTCAAAAGGGATGCACGGGAAAAATGCCCAGCCAATGATTGTTAAAGTTCCCCCAGGCACTGTTGTTCGGGATGTGGCTACGAATGAAAAAATTGCAGATTTAACAATAGATGGTCAAAGGGCTGTTATTGCTAAAGGCGGTCGTGGTGGTCGTGGCAATACGCGTTTTGCTACCCCGGCAAATCCAGCTCCTGAAATTGCCGAAAATGGAGAGCCAGGCCAAGAGCGTGATGTCATTCTTGAATTAAAGGTGTTAGCTGATGTAGGCTTAGTTGGATTCCCAAGTGTTGGAAAGTCAACACTCTTATCTGTTGTTTCATCTGCCAAACCTAAAATTGCAGAGTACCATTTTACGACGATTGTTCCGAATCTCGGTGTTGTTGAGACCGAGGATGGTCGCAGTTTCGTTATGGCTGATTTACCCGGTTTAATTGAAGGTGCCCATCAAGGTGTTGGCTTAGGTCATCAATTTTTGCGTCATATTGAGCGGACAAGGGTTATAGTCCATGTAATTGATATGTCAGCAATGGAAGGCCGTGATCCTTACAACGACTATGTTACGATAAACGAAGAATTAAAGCAGTACAACCTAAGATTAACAGAAAGACCGCAAATTATTGTAGCCAATAAAATGGACATCCCTGGTGCTGAAGAAAATTTGGAAAAATTTAAAACACAGCTTGGCGAGGATTTGCCAATCTTTGCGATTTCAGCTGTCGCAAATCAGGGTTTGCGGGACCTGCTGTTCAAAATAGCGGATTTATTAGAAACTACGCCTGAGTTTCCTTTGGAAGAACAAGAGGATGAGGGAACACATATTTTGTATAAGCATGAAAAACAAGAAATTCCATTTGAAATTACAAGAGATGATGATGGAACCTTTGTTATTTCTGGTGCTGAAATTGAGAGAACATTTAAAATGACTGATTTCTCACGTGATGAATCTATACGCCGTTTTGCCCGCCAGATGAGGGGACTCGGTGTAGATGATGCCTTGCGTGAACGTGGCGCGAAAAATGGTGATATTGTCCGATTATTGGAGTTTGAATTTGAATTTATAGAATAA
- a CDS encoding ACT domain-containing protein has protein sequence MKAKNDDKEQSYYLIREDFLPEAMKKTLEAKALIERGKSVSVADAVQMVGLSRSAFYKYRDGIFPFHAIVKERIITLFFHLEDRSGTLSEMLAMVADAGCNVLTINQNIPLQGKANVTLSLNTSGMKEDINVLIQRLKGLEFVKKVEILGSGA, from the coding sequence TTGAAGGCAAAAAATGATGATAAGGAACAAAGCTATTATTTAATTCGGGAAGATTTTTTGCCGGAAGCAATGAAAAAAACGTTGGAAGCTAAAGCGCTTATTGAGCGCGGCAAATCGGTTTCTGTCGCAGATGCAGTGCAAATGGTTGGGCTTAGCAGAAGTGCTTTTTACAAATATCGAGATGGGATTTTCCCATTTCATGCGATTGTAAAAGAACGGATTATTACACTTTTTTTTCATCTTGAGGACCGTTCAGGAACATTATCAGAAATGCTTGCGATGGTTGCTGATGCAGGTTGTAATGTTTTAACAATTAACCAAAATATACCGCTTCAAGGGAAAGCAAATGTGACCTTATCTCTAAATACTTCAGGAATGAAGGAAGATATTAATGTATTAATTCAAAGATTAAAGGGACTTGAATTTGTGAAGAAGGTAGAGATTCTTGGCTCTGGTGCTTAG
- the pheA gene encoding prephenate dehydratase, which produces MALKVGYLGPKGTFTKIAVNEIFPNEENIPYDTILASIEAVTNGDVEFAVVPLENAIEGSVNITIDYLIHEQNLPIVGEIIVPIRQHLMVHPKNKCQWENATTVLSHSHAIAQCHKFLHTKMPNVEIQFVNSTGAAAEYVNEHPEDCIAAIGNELAAKEYGLDIVKKDVHDYDNNHTRFVILHKNNVELGTSQRSYGGDRTTLMVSLPSDYAGALHQVLSAFAWRKLNLSKIESRPMKTGLGNYFFLIDVEMKMDEVLIPGVVAELEALGCSVRILGSYPYYFVGKEQSSTLQN; this is translated from the coding sequence GTGGCTTTAAAAGTTGGCTATTTAGGTCCAAAAGGGACTTTTACAAAAATTGCGGTTAATGAAATATTTCCTAATGAAGAAAATATTCCATATGATACAATTCTAGCAAGTATTGAAGCTGTTACGAACGGTGATGTAGAATTTGCTGTTGTTCCATTGGAAAATGCAATTGAAGGGTCTGTCAATATTACGATTGATTATTTAATTCATGAACAAAACCTGCCCATCGTTGGCGAAATTATTGTGCCAATCCGTCAGCATTTAATGGTGCATCCAAAAAATAAGTGTCAATGGGAAAATGCCACGACTGTTCTTTCTCATTCACATGCAATTGCCCAATGTCATAAATTTTTGCACACAAAAATGCCAAACGTTGAAATTCAATTTGTTAACTCCACTGGTGCAGCAGCAGAATATGTAAATGAGCATCCAGAGGACTGTATTGCTGCCATTGGAAACGAGTTGGCTGCAAAAGAATATGGGTTAGACATCGTGAAAAAAGATGTTCATGATTATGATAATAACCACACTCGTTTTGTCATTCTTCATAAAAACAATGTTGAACTAGGCACATCACAGCGCTCTTATGGCGGTGACCGCACAACGCTAATGGTTTCATTACCATCAGACTATGCAGGGGCATTACATCAAGTGTTGTCAGCATTTGCTTGGCGTAAATTAAATTTATCAAAGATTGAATCACGCCCAATGAAAACAGGGTTAGGTAATTATTTCTTCTTAATCGATGTGGAAATGAAAATGGATGAAGTTTTAATACCTGGAGTGGTGGCGGAGCTTGAAGCACTTGGCTGCTCTGTGCGGATTTTAGGTAGCTATCCATATTATTTTGTAGGAAAAGAACAAAGCAGTACATTACAAAATTAA
- a CDS encoding transcription repressor NadR, whose product MPSGKKILGEDRRKLILEWLKESDKPLTGSFIAEKTNVSRQVISQDISLLKARNEPIIATSQGYVYFKEQKKTRPSREIVSTHNHEQTKDELNLIVDCGVTVKDVKVEHPLYGKLSASIEVSNRNDVDEFYEKVKQTNAPLLLQLTGGPHIHTLEADSEEQLDHAIQKLAEAGFLVRQ is encoded by the coding sequence TTGCCTAGTGGTAAAAAAATCCTTGGGGAAGACCGGCGCAAACTTATTCTCGAATGGTTAAAAGAAAGTGATAAACCGCTGACTGGAAGCTTCATAGCGGAAAAGACTAATGTAAGCCGACAAGTAATTAGTCAGGATATTTCCTTGCTCAAGGCCCGCAATGAACCAATTATTGCAACCTCCCAAGGTTACGTTTATTTCAAGGAACAAAAAAAGACGCGCCCTTCTAGAGAAATTGTCAGTACACATAATCATGAACAAACAAAAGATGAGCTAAATTTAATCGTTGATTGCGGTGTAACTGTAAAGGATGTCAAAGTTGAACACCCGCTCTATGGGAAGTTGTCGGCCTCGATTGAAGTTAGCAACCGCAATGATGTCGACGAATTTTATGAAAAAGTTAAACAGACAAATGCTCCGCTATTGCTTCAGCTTACAGGAGGCCCGCATATCCATACACTTGAAGCCGATAGTGAGGAACAACTAGATCACGCCATCCAAAAGTTAGCGGAAGCTGGTTTTTTAGTACGGCAATAG
- a CDS encoding IscS subfamily cysteine desulfurase, which translates to MIYLDYAATTPMSEKALHVYSQVASQFFGNSSSLHDIGATAQTILEESRKTIASFINGDAKGIFFTSGGSESNYLAIHSLLKGQHKQGKHIISTKLEHSSIANTLDQLEESGYEITFIPVNEEGRVNLEALSEAIRPDTVLATIHHGNSEIGAIQDLVLIGELLNKHDILFHSDCVQTFGKIEIDAREAKLDSISISSHKIYGPKGVGACYINPARTWKAVIPNTTHESGFRPGTVNVPGIAAFVAAAEEVFPIIDSEQKRFTYLREMLINGIQSDAWTITELGPSQQRLEHIIGLTVAGIEGQYVMLECNRYGVAISTGSACAVGMQKPSKTLVAIGKSKEEAKQFVRLSLGKLTTEAEIKKTINIFQTFLKKHFNVG; encoded by the coding sequence GTGATTTATTTAGATTATGCGGCAACAACACCAATGAGTGAAAAAGCTTTACATGTATATAGCCAAGTTGCAAGTCAATTTTTCGGTAATTCAAGTAGTCTTCATGATATTGGCGCAACCGCACAAACCATTTTGGAGGAATCACGAAAAACAATTGCTAGTTTTATTAACGGTGACGCTAAAGGTATTTTTTTTACAAGCGGTGGCTCGGAGTCAAATTATTTAGCGATTCATTCATTGCTTAAAGGGCAGCATAAACAAGGGAAACATATTATTTCGACAAAATTAGAGCATTCATCGATTGCGAACACTTTGGACCAATTAGAAGAAAGTGGCTATGAAATTACTTTTATCCCTGTTAACGAAGAAGGAAGAGTCAATTTAGAAGCTTTGAGTGAAGCCATTCGTCCAGATACAGTTTTGGCAACCATTCACCACGGAAATTCAGAAATCGGCGCTATCCAAGATTTAGTTTTGATAGGTGAACTACTAAATAAGCATGATATTCTTTTTCATAGTGACTGTGTTCAAACGTTTGGAAAAATTGAAATCGATGCGAGAGAGGCGAAACTTGATAGTATTTCCATCTCCAGTCATAAAATTTACGGTCCAAAGGGCGTCGGAGCTTGTTATATAAATCCGGCGCGGACTTGGAAAGCAGTTATACCAAATACGACACATGAAAGCGGCTTTAGACCAGGCACGGTCAATGTTCCAGGAATTGCAGCATTTGTTGCAGCGGCGGAAGAAGTTTTTCCAATTATCGATAGTGAACAGAAAAGATTTACATATTTGCGGGAAATGCTAATTAATGGGATTCAAAGTGATGCTTGGACAATTACAGAGCTAGGCCCAAGCCAGCAACGGTTAGAGCATATTATCGGACTAACGGTAGCTGGAATTGAAGGTCAATATGTAATGCTTGAATGCAACCGTTATGGTGTTGCCATTTCAACTGGCAGTGCTTGTGCCGTTGGCATGCAAAAGCCATCAAAAACTTTAGTAGCTATTGGAAAATCTAAGGAGGAAGCAAAACAATTTGTCCGCCTCTCACTTGGAAAGCTAACAACGGAAGCTGAGATCAAGAAAACAATCAATATTTTTCAAACGTTTTTGAAAAAGCATTTTAATGTTGGATAA
- the nadB gene encoding L-aspartate oxidase, translating into MTVKCIADIVIIGSGIAALVAAERLSQQKNVIIITKSKKENSNSNRAQGGVAAAISRNDHWEYHFSDTLTAGNYHNIEKAVQTLVQKGPGYLRGMMDEGISFDKDGNGKLVLGQEGAHSMRRILHAGGDATGKALVDFMFNRLRSNRRVKIFENVVAVDLIVQDNRCYGVKVKTNAGKIKRLYTSDTVLAAGGSGGLYSFTSNDPTVTGDGIAMAYRAGAKLADLEFVQFHPTLLYINGDVKGLISEAVRGEGAVLVTKNGDRLMRGVHRQEDLAPRDVVSREINRAVLNGEQIFLDISMINDFTNRFPTITELCEQNSVNVKAGKIPVVPGAHFHMGGVDVNEVGQTSVNHLYAIGEVACTGVHGANRLSSNSLLEGIVFANELADFLLSMEAPQEFEIPSLKIVNEKIESISLPTKEEIKAIMMKYAGIVRDEKGLQYAKQWFEQYVPTNEIIQVPAEHLTYEQISIYNMLQAGWLITTSALMREESRGGHYRSDFSEESNDWLKKKIVRSSLIPAHSTF; encoded by the coding sequence ATGACCGTAAAATGTATCGCAGATATCGTCATTATTGGAAGTGGCATTGCTGCTTTAGTAGCAGCTGAGCGTTTAAGTCAACAAAAAAATGTGATTATTATCACAAAGTCAAAAAAGGAAAATAGCAACTCGAACCGCGCCCAAGGGGGTGTCGCAGCAGCTATATCGCGAAATGATCATTGGGAATATCATTTTAGCGACACTTTGACAGCGGGAAATTACCATAACATTGAAAAAGCTGTGCAAACCCTTGTCCAAAAAGGACCTGGCTACCTTCGGGGCATGATGGATGAAGGCATATCCTTTGACAAGGATGGAAATGGGAAGCTTGTACTTGGGCAAGAAGGTGCCCATAGTATGCGGAGAATTTTACATGCTGGCGGCGATGCGACTGGAAAAGCTCTCGTTGACTTTATGTTCAATCGTCTTCGCTCAAATCGAAGGGTGAAAATTTTCGAAAATGTAGTCGCGGTTGATTTGATTGTTCAAGATAACCGCTGTTATGGGGTAAAGGTAAAAACAAATGCTGGAAAAATCAAACGATTATATACAAGTGATACGGTCCTTGCAGCTGGCGGCAGTGGGGGATTATATTCTTTTACATCGAATGATCCAACCGTAACAGGTGATGGCATCGCCATGGCTTATCGTGCAGGTGCTAAATTAGCAGATTTAGAGTTTGTTCAATTTCATCCAACATTGCTTTACATTAATGGTGATGTAAAAGGGCTTATTTCGGAGGCTGTACGTGGCGAAGGTGCTGTTCTCGTAACGAAAAATGGAGATCGATTAATGCGTGGCGTTCATCGTCAAGAGGACTTAGCCCCACGGGATGTCGTTTCACGAGAAATTAATCGGGCCGTTTTAAATGGAGAACAAATATTTCTAGATATTTCAATGATAAATGATTTTACGAATCGCTTTCCAACGATAACTGAGTTGTGTGAGCAAAATAGCGTTAATGTAAAGGCAGGAAAAATTCCAGTTGTACCTGGTGCACATTTTCATATGGGTGGTGTTGACGTTAATGAAGTGGGCCAAACTTCAGTCAATCATTTATATGCGATTGGTGAGGTTGCCTGTACCGGTGTCCATGGTGCTAACAGATTATCAAGCAACTCCCTCTTAGAAGGAATTGTTTTTGCAAATGAATTAGCAGATTTTCTTTTAAGCATGGAAGCACCGCAAGAATTTGAAATTCCTTCGCTCAAAATAGTGAATGAAAAAATTGAATCCATATCTTTACCTACTAAAGAAGAAATAAAAGCAATCATGATGAAATACGCTGGAATTGTTCGTGACGAAAAAGGATTACAATACGCAAAGCAATGGTTTGAACAATACGTACCAACCAATGAAATCATCCAAGTGCCAGCAGAACATTTGACATATGAACAAATTAGTATTTATAACATGCTACAGGCAGGATGGCTTATTACAACTTCAGCTTTAATGAGAGAAGAAAGCCGTGGTGGCCATTATCGCTCTGATTTTTCAGAAGAAAGCAATGATTGGTTGAAGAAAAAAATCGTAAGAAGCTCTCTCATCCCTGCACATAGCACATTTTAA
- the nadC gene encoding carboxylating nicotinate-nucleotide diphosphorylase produces MNKIKLRKKLQEFYIEDLGEFDITSEYIFPLAKVSSGSFLVKKDGVLAGVEIIKEAYALFDPSIEVVLYKKDGDFVEKGEIIASVKGPVAYLLSAERVILNLIQHMSGIATLTREAVMALNSDHTRICDTRKTMPGLRMFDKYAIRCGGGFNHRFGLYDGVMIKDNHITFAGSIKEAVAKVRSQVGHMVKIEVETESKEQVLEAIEAGADVIMFDNRSPEEVAEYVKLVPKGIVTEISGGLTLDTIGSYRDTKVDYISLGMLTHSVVALDISFNLEGGDK; encoded by the coding sequence ATGAACAAAATTAAACTGCGTAAGAAATTACAAGAGTTTTATATAGAGGATTTAGGAGAATTCGATATCACTAGTGAATATATTTTTCCGTTAGCAAAAGTATCGAGTGGAAGCTTTTTAGTGAAAAAAGACGGTGTACTTGCTGGTGTTGAAATCATTAAAGAAGCGTATGCACTTTTTGACCCATCGATTGAAGTGGTGTTATACAAAAAAGATGGAGACTTTGTTGAAAAAGGGGAAATCATTGCTTCTGTTAAAGGGCCTGTTGCGTATTTGTTAAGTGCCGAGCGTGTCATTTTAAACCTTATTCAGCATATGAGTGGTATTGCTACTTTAACAAGAGAAGCGGTTATGGCGCTGAACAGTGACCATACAAGAATTTGTGATACAAGAAAAACAATGCCGGGTTTAAGGATGTTTGATAAATATGCGATTCGTTGCGGCGGCGGTTTTAACCATCGCTTTGGCTTGTATGATGGTGTCATGATTAAGGACAACCATATTACTTTTGCCGGTAGTATTAAAGAAGCAGTTGCCAAAGTTCGTTCCCAAGTTGGGCATATGGTGAAAATTGAGGTTGAAACGGAGTCAAAGGAACAAGTGTTAGAAGCAATTGAAGCTGGGGCGGATGTCATCATGTTCGATAATCGCTCACCAGAGGAGGTTGCCGAATATGTCAAGCTCGTTCCGAAAGGCATTGTAACAGAAATTTCCGGTGGCCTAACTTTAGATACAATCGGCTCTTATCGTGATACAAAAGTTGATTATATTTCGCTTGGAATGCTGACACATTCTGTAGTAGCATTGGACATAAGCTTTAATCTTGAGGGAGGAGATAAATAA
- the nadA gene encoding quinolinate synthase NadA has protein sequence MGILDVLAANKNVTIPERYKNMGVAEMENRVREIKKKFGERLFLPCHHYQKDEVVQFADATGDSLRLAQLAAENKKAEYIVFCGVHFMAETADMLTRDDQIVVLPDMRAGCSMADMADMEQTERAWKVMQETFGDTVLPVTYINSTAAIKAFCGRHGGATVTSSNAKKMIEWAFTQKERLLFLPDQHLGRNTCVDLGIPLEQMAVWDPIHDQFEYDGDNLQDVKVILWKGHCSVHESFTMENVEEIRKTKPHMNILVHPECMHEVVKVSDYNGSTSYIIETIKKAPAGSQWAIGTEMNLVKRIIAEHPDKEIMSLNPNMCPCMTMNRIDLPHLLWALETIEQDDKSELLNRITVDKQIAKDALLALDKMLEHV, from the coding sequence ATGGGAATTCTTGATGTTTTGGCAGCAAACAAAAACGTTACAATTCCTGAGCGTTATAAAAATATGGGCGTTGCTGAAATGGAAAACCGCGTCCGTGAAATTAAGAAAAAGTTCGGTGAAAGATTATTTCTTCCTTGTCATCATTATCAAAAAGATGAGGTTGTTCAATTTGCAGATGCTACAGGCGATTCATTACGTCTTGCACAGCTTGCTGCGGAAAATAAAAAAGCTGAATATATTGTTTTCTGTGGCGTACATTTTATGGCTGAAACGGCAGATATGTTAACGAGAGACGATCAAATTGTTGTCTTGCCGGATATGAGAGCTGGCTGTTCAATGGCTGATATGGCCGATATGGAGCAAACAGAACGTGCTTGGAAAGTAATGCAGGAAACATTTGGTGATACTGTTCTTCCAGTTACGTATATAAATTCGACAGCGGCTATTAAAGCGTTTTGTGGACGACATGGTGGTGCAACAGTAACATCCTCCAACGCCAAAAAAATGATTGAATGGGCTTTTACCCAAAAAGAACGTCTTTTGTTTTTGCCTGACCAGCATTTGGGCCGGAATACTTGCGTTGATTTAGGTATCCCACTAGAGCAAATGGCTGTATGGGATCCAATTCATGATCAGTTTGAATATGATGGCGACAACTTGCAAGATGTGAAGGTGATTTTGTGGAAAGGTCACTGTTCTGTTCATGAAAGTTTTACAATGGAAAATGTTGAGGAGATTCGTAAGACAAAGCCACATATGAATATTCTCGTTCACCCAGAATGCATGCATGAAGTCGTGAAAGTATCCGATTATAATGGTTCAACAAGTTATATTATCGAAACAATCAAAAAGGCACCTGCTGGAAGCCAATGGGCGATTGGTACGGAAATGAATTTAGTCAAAAGAATCATTGCCGAGCATCCAGATAAAGAAATCATGTCACTTAATCCGAATATGTGCCCATGTATGACGATGAATCGCATTGACTTACCTCATTTATTATGGGCATTAGAAACAATTGAACAAGACGACAAAAGTGAATTATTGAATCGAATTACTGTTGATAAACAAATTGCCAAGGATGCATTGCTTGCATTAGATAAAATGTTGGAGCATGTTTAA